The following are encoded together in the Phoenix dactylifera cultivar Barhee BC4 unplaced genomic scaffold, palm_55x_up_171113_PBpolish2nd_filt_p 000993F, whole genome shotgun sequence genome:
- the LOC120107732 gene encoding actin-histidine N-methyltransferase-like: MAASAASKVLTATVDFVTSSTSSLTHRRQLTSSAPPVTAAARIVPHPPDLVRWVRREGGLLHPKLKIADHPYHGLGVVATDDIPQRSELVVLPSHLPLRLRRDPEPDGGGEGPDSVLSQLARRVPEELWAMRLGLRLLQERAMVGSFWWPYISNLPEAFNVPIFFSREDIKNLQYAPLLHQVNKRCRFLLEFEKEIKLMLEDVALKDHPFGGQDVNASSLGWALSAVSSRAFRLHGEILPNGKNADIPMLLPLIDMCNHSFQPNARIVQEQDLDSPNMSLKVVAETPIEQDTPVMLNYGCLSNDLFLLDYGFVIPSNPFDYVELKYDGTLLDAASMAAGVSTPSFLSPKHWQEEILSQLNLQGDQALLKVSLGGPELVDGRLLAALRVLLSNDEETAQRHDLNTLMSLSEEAPLGVPIEVAALRTVIALSVIALEHFPTKIMEDESILKGNVSSSKELAIQFRMQKKLMIKDVMRKLTQRVKMLSEEKSTA; this comes from the exons ATGGCGGCGTCGGCGGCCTCTAAGGTGCTAACCGCGACCGTCGACTTCGTGACCTCGTCGACATCCTCCCTCACCCACCGCCGCCAATTGACATCCTCCGCGCCGCCGGTGACAGCAGCGGCGCGCATCGTCCCCCACCCGCCGGACCTCGTCCGGTGGGTGCGGAGGGAGGGcggcctcctccaccccaaGCTCAAAATAGCCGATCACCCCTACCACGGGCTCGGTGTCGTCGCCACCGACGACATCCCCCAACGGTCGGAGCTCGTCGTCCTCCCGAGCCACCTTCCCCTTCGATTACGCCGAGACCCCGAGCCCGATGGCGGTGGAGAGGGTCCTGATTCCGTCCTGAGCCAATTGGCTCGCCGAGTGCCTG AGGAATTATGGGCTATGAGATTGGGCTTGAGGCTTCTTCaagaaagggcaatggttggttccttttggtgGCCGTATATCAGCAATTTACCAGAAGCTTTCAATGTTCCAATTTTCTTTTCCAGGGAAGACATAAAGAACCTGCAATatgctcctcttcttcaccaG GTAAATAAGAGATGTCGCTTTCTTCTTGAGTTTGAGAAAGAAATTAAGCTTATGCTTGAGGATGTTGCTTTGAAAGATCATCCTTTTGGAGGTCAAGATGTAAATGCATCTTCACTTGGCTGGGCCTTGTCGGCAGTTTCTTCTAGAGCCTTCCGTTTGCATGGTGAGATCCTTCCTAATGGAAAAAATGCTGACATACCTATGCTGCTCCCACTCATAGATATGTGCAACCACAGCTTTCAACCAAATGCTCGAATTGTTCAGGAACAAGATCTAGACAGCCCAAATATGTCATTAAAG GTTGTAGCAGAAACACCCATTGAGCAAGATACTCCAGTAATGCTGAACTATGGTTGTTTAAGCAATGACCTTTTCCTTCTTGATTATGGGTTTGTGATTCCATCAAATCCATTTGACTATGTTGAACTAAAGTATGATGGAACTCTTCTTGATGCTGCTAGTATGGCTGCTGGAGTTTCAACCCCCAGCTTTTTATCTCCCAAACATTGGCAGGAGGAGATTTTATCCCAGTTAAATTTACAGGGAGATCAGGCTCTGCTCAAG GTAAGCTTGGGGGGTCCTGAATTGGTAGATGGCCGCTTATTAGCTGCCCTACGAGTACTTCTCTCAAATGACGAGGAAACAGCACAAAGGCACGATTTGAACACTCTAATGTCATTATCAGAGGAAGCTCCTTTAGGAGTGCCCATTGAAGTGGCTGCTCTCCGAACTGTTATTGCCCTATCTGTCATTGCACTCGAGCACTTCCCGACAAAGATAATGGAGGATGAATCCATTTTGAAAGGAAATGTTTCCAGTTCAAAAGAACTGGCCATCCAATTTAGGATGCAAAAGAAGTTGATGATCAAAGATGTGATGCGCAAGCTTACTCAAAGAGTCAAGATGCTATCAGAGGAAAAGTCCACTGCCTAA